CATCCGTTGCCGGGCCATAACCGGCATCAAAGTTGGATGACTCTGCTGGTGGCGTTAGTGGAACCTGGTTGTCCTCAGCTGCCGTTATGGCTGCGATTGTGGGCACCAGcggcctcctctcctcttccaagaCGTCCAAGAACCTCACTCCCTTGGTGACAATCTTGAAGGCACGCAGAATCATTTCGTCCACCACTTCgttgacctcctccacgtTTCCCATGCGCTGGGCATCATGCAGCCGCCTAGCTGTCTTAACCAGGCATGATAATTCTGACAATAGTGACTTCCGGTTTCGCCGTAGCCCATCGTATTGTTGCACGAGGGGTGATTCTCTTGTCAGACAGTGTGTACGCTCCTGTGAAATTATTAGATGACACCATCCAGCAACAGCCCGATCACGGCGCCTGATAGAAACGTACCAATAAATAGCGAACACCGGCAATGATTCCCTTCATGAATTCCTGGTTTCCAAACATTTCGCTGTCATTCCCACACGTTGCCCGCATCATGTCCCAAAAGTTGAGCAGCGCCTTCAACAAGCTCCTCATCTCGTCAGGCTCGTACGCCTCGCAGTAATTGGTAGGAAGCCACCCTCTCGCACCATTGACCAGCAGAGTGCCGTCGGCCCAGCCGTTGGTGTGAATCGAGTGGACCAGGACAACATCGCCCTCGTTCAGCGGGAGGGTGACGGTGGAGTCGTTCACAATGTTTTCTGGCTGGAAGGGATAAAAGGCCCTCAGAAAATTATGAAAGATGGGCGGCTCGTTGGCCATTTCGATTTCCATCTGAACGTGCTCCTGCGCCTGCGTGTAGAGGTCCTCCTGGGATCCATTCGGGGTCGCTGGCGGCGTTATCTGTGATTGCGAATATGGGTCTGATGAGTCGACCACACTTGATCCATTGCTGCGGGTTTTCTGTATCGCCAAGGGGGCCACTTGTAGGCTTGATCTCGCGGGTTGGCTGTTCAGCATTGCCATTgctgtcggtgatggtggtaagAACACATAGGCCTCGCAGTTGCGACCAGATGGGGGCCAGTGTTTTCAGGCGCAAGTCCGGGTCGCTAGAGGAGGAAAGAGTGTCAGTACAAGAAGTGGGCGACGGTCGGCACGTCCTCGTGGACCAGCTTGTTTTTGGTGACAGTGTTGAAGAGGTGAAGAATGTAGGGAGCGAGGTTTCCTTGGTGGCAGGAATGAGAAGCTGCATACCAGGGAGAGGCCCCAGGTGACGAAGTTTCGGAATGGGGAACGAAGCAGACGGCAATGTGCAAACCGGGCAGGATTTGATTTCATACCTTTTTCTGTCTGTTGTGGGCAGCCAGTCCAATGATGCGGTCTTGTGTTGCGGGATCGTCGCtgtgggatggatggaagaAGCAAGaatgcagcagcagcagcagggcgaCTTGTCGCTATTTCTtgctgtcgctgtcgtcggGAACTCGAGTGGCTGCTCGGATCGGTTATAACATGCACCTTGTTGTCGTATCGGACATCAATGCAGGTCAGTCGTGTGAGTCCAGCTGTCCAAGTCCTGGTCGACCGTGGTGATGATCCAAAGTCGGGTATCTGTATTGGTAGTTGGTACGTGTGGGTAATTTACAAGAATCCGGGGGTAGGTGGTGCTATGTCCAAGTTGCGACCAGCCGCGCGTGACGATTGTTGCTTGATGTTTTTCAAGTtatgaaaaaaagaaaaaaaaaagatgaaacCCAGAAAGCTCGAGACTCGAGAGAATGGAAGGAGGCAGACGATGGAAAGAGATGTCGCTGCTACTGCTACTTCCTCTCTCTGTCTGTGGTTCCCCTGTCGTGGTCCCCTGGCTGCAGCGATGGTTCATGACTCCACTCCCTCTTTCCAGACTGGCACCCTGGCAGGGTTCATCTGCAATATTTTTCGTCGCGATATTGCCCGTTGGGGAACGCTGCGGGTCTTGCGGGTAGCCCCCCGGTACACGCTAACGGCAGCCAACGAGCGTTCAGAGGAAGAGCTCGGGACCATGGATTTCTCCCCCGGTTCACTCCATCCCAAAATTGGAGCGACCAACCCGGGGCGTGTTTTTATTATACCATCACATCGCAGCTTTTGATCGTTATCTGTAATCCACGTGTTTCGCCTCACGTTCGAGGTCGATTGGACAGCTCTCTCCGCATGTCTTGAACTTCTTTTCATTCGGACTCGGAGTTTATTGACTTCGTATAATAagtctctctctgtctcttgaggagagtgagagagaggtaGGTGGTCGGGTGTCCGGTGTGGGCGGGACGGCTCCAACTGTGCCTTCCGCGGGTCATGATGAATTCTGATAGGGTCTCGACGTTGCCGCGGTTGCACTCGCGGTCAAAAAGTGCACTTTTCAGTATTCTACTGGTGGCGATCAGTTGTTGGACATCCCGCTACCATCAACATCTCGATCGTTTACTGCATTTGTCAGGTTTTGGTTGCGTTCTTGCGATACCGGCCAAAAGCTGACTGCTGCAGTGTGCCTCTCGCTATGCATTGATATCACATTCCCTCTCCGACCGGGGAGAGTGGCTGATCGCCTTCACATGGAGCTACTGCGCGAGAATCTGCTTTTTAATCTCTGATCACAGTGGGCAGTGATAGCTTGGCTACCTTACCTGACTTTCGCCGATACTGTGTGCCCTCATCTCcggttgttgtcgtcgtcctGTACAAAGCACTGTCCAAGCACCTCACTCACTTTCCAGGTTACCCCACGTTGCAGGATGCCCCGTGTTCCCCACCGAACGGGAGGCAGTTGCTTGTTAAGCACACGCCCCaagctttcttttcttggcGTTTATGTGTCGCCGAGGGCAACGTCCAGGGTCATGTTGTTGCCAGTCTGCCATCGAATTGTTCTCAGTTgcattttgtttttctttcgtGCCATCAGGTTATTTCCACGCGCCAACATCAATGCTACTGCAAACAAGCAAATAATGGAGACGGCGTCACCGTTTAATATCGCCAGTCTTCCTGCTGGGATCCTCTTATCTCTCAGCGTCCCATCAAGTCTCGGCTGGTTCTGCCGTTCGCTGAAGACCTGCAGAGCACGCGTCCAAAGATGCCCTGTGCTTCTTCCCCACACCACAGCTGCAGCGGCACTGAAGATAGCTGCAGGGAATTGAGATTCCGATTGATTTGAATAGGCGAACCTGACATTCTCTTGAGAGATCTGAATGCTCAAAAGGAGTGCCGTTCGAATACCAAAGCCTGCGCCATGATCTGACACTTTGGCCTCTGGCTCTCTGGGTACTCGAACCTTTGAAGTTTCACAGCCTTCCCCAAATGCGCCTCGACGTTTCACGCAAGGCCTTGTCTCGGATAACGACCTTTTTCGTCTGAACGTtgcaacctggaagctgAAGACGTCAAGCCTCGCCTGGTATCAGCAGCTTCTGCTCGGATGCTGCACAAAGGTTGCTGCGGCCATCCGTCCGGTTGGACGGACCCACCGGACAATGCCGACCCGGTGCTCTGGCGCCGTAAAAACGACCGCGACGGCCTCAGACGCGGAAGCCGGACCGGGCGGGCGATAGTGTATAGGGCCGGCGCCAGCTCACCCGCCGGTGACTTGGCCGCAGCCCAAGGGAAAGAGTTCTCCTTTTCAACGCAGCTACTTTTCACTACTTTGTTAAAAGACGCGGAATTGCCCGTGTGCAGTCATGCAATCATggacaacctggaaggtaCATGGGGGTGAACCCTTGACACCTGCACAAGTTCGCTCTTAGCGTGGCAAGGCACGCCATGTCGCGTCCTGGCGAGCATGAGATTCTTTTCTCGCTCCAACTCACTGATATCTGTATACCCTGGCGGATCCGACTGATGATCGAGTGTCAAAAATCCCAGGCTCCCAGGCTTGTTGATGGGACCCCCCAAATCACGTCAACTCTCCACCAAACGAACACGCCCCGGGATCAGCAAATCAAGATACAGGAAAACGGGGATTCCCCAGATCAGCATCAGGGCCAGGCCACGTTCACCTACCCTGACCCCCTAACCATGtgagcggcggcagcagatGTCTTGTGCTCGACAGCAACTCCAGCATTTAGCCAATGTATAACATATGAATGAAGCCCGTGAGTCGTCGCGATGCTGCGGAGACTTTTGCCAGGCGAAAACCACAGAGATCAACAGATCAAGCGAGCAGCCCAAGCGAGTGGACACATCCCACGAGCTGTCAAGCTGGACACCCAGTGTTGGTTGCATGTTTCACTTTTCAACCTTCCATATTAGGTCCAATCCCACGTTGTGCAAGCTCCGAAAGCAGAGAATTTATGGAGCTGATTTTCCTTTTCGAGGGCTTTTCCAAGGTGCCTACATATGCAGACCTACTGCAGCACGTCGATGCCGGCCAGCGGCGGGGAAGCTGCGCGACAAGCCAACTCGGTGTGAAGACCTCGCCACTTCAGCCTCAACACAGGGACACATCAATACGAACATGGAGGGACGGCATCGCGGCACATCGGCTCTTTTCCGGGCAATGTCGAAGCCTATCCAAACTTACCAGGCCGCGTctgccgccatcacctcgGCCAACACGATTGGTCAATGGTATCGACGTCAGCAACTGGGTGCGGGAAGGCGGGGTAACTCGGTGTGAAATTCTACCCGGGACCTGCATTTGcgcaacccaccaccaccaccccaccagcagcagcaattaagatcaatcaatcaatcgCCACGGGCGATAATCAACTCAATGTCGTCAAACCTCAACATCGGGCATCAAGCACACAGACAGACGGACGACCTTGGAAGCCCAACGGCGCCGACCGCCCACCGTTCACCGCCCGCCCACCGGCTGCCTCTTGGCGTTCAATGGCGGCGGTTTTCTAGTGCCGAAGACCACCTATCAACAATGTGAAAGATCAGTAACGAATCGGAAACCATGCAGTCCTCGATAATCAGGCCACCACGATGCCCATCTTGCGGCATTTCACACCCTAATAACTAACACTGCATTTTACTTCAATTCCGTCCCCCTCCCGGCATTCACATCGGGGGTTAGTACTCTCATTGGCCAGTCCCACCTGATAATTGGCCGCCTCCATCGACAAGGTTGCTTGTCTGCTTGTTTCGACACAGGTGGAGAAAGGCGTTTCTCGTGGGGCATCGGCAACCAGGTTGACAAGGACAGCCTTGGTTGTCAATTTCCTGGCAGGCCTGGCAGAAACCCCAGGGTCCTGTCATGCCTGTCTTTTCCTTTCTGTTGAGTGCTTGTGGCTGCCCATCAAGGTTCCACCAGCTGCCAGCGGTCTGGCCGACTCGCTATCGTGAGCTCGGCGTTGATCACTGCTCTCCTCGGCATGGCGGCCGAGACGAGCTTGGACGATCAACACCCAAAACCGCCATACTGGAGCCCGCGATATTGTGCTGATCACTACCTGTCCGGCTCATTTGGCAAAGAGGCGTGAGTGAGATGTTGGTAGCATCGCAGAGTACCTCGGGTTCAGGCATTACATACGATTTCAAGCAAGATGGTAAGATAGACGATGGGCGTGATTATGATCTGATACTTTTTGGAGCCGTCGTAGTTCCCAAGCGTCACAACGCTCGAGAACTCCGTCTCTCGGCATGAACTATCGGTGAAAATCGCTACACTACACCGATCATCAACCACATGTGACACCAGCAACTCGCATCAAATTCCATTCTCATCGTGGCGCATACACAAACGCCAACTGATCCACTTCACTTCCGTCCTGCCCAACAAACCCGACAATCTGCCACCCGCTTGGAGCCGTGAATGTTTGGCAGGAACTAGTCGCCGAGCCCGCTGTGAGACTGCGCCCCGAAGAAGTCACAGCTCGGATATAAAAGTTGCGAGTTTGCCCCTTACGTTGGCCGCTGCAGAGCTCGGCCTGGGTCCAGTATTCGGTCGCTTCCAGGACGAGAGAAACAACACTCCCGCCGGTGCCGCCGTGGGCGAATAGGGTGCCGTCTGTCAGTGTCAGTCCGACGCTATCAAGACGGGATCCTCCTCGGAAAGTGATGGTTGCCGTCTTTGGCTTGTTGGTCCCGGCAAGGACGGGGACATCGCTGAACCAGGTGCCGTGGGGACCGCCGAACAAGCTGCTCTGACGAAGGGACGCTCCAGAGGACCAGGTGTAGTTGACAAGGACTGGGTTGTGATCTGTCAGGATGTTGCCGTCGGCCTGAAGGAACCGCAAAGTATCGTAGCGGACGTCGGTGGCCTGGAGGTTAAGGAGCGGGCTAGCCCGGTAAAAGACCTTGTCCACGATTTCACACAGGTCGTTGGCAGCGGGGTTGCCGCATGAGCTGGGGGACTGGGGAATGACGTTATTGTAGAGGAGCTCAACCCAGGCATCCTTGAGTCGGGGGCCGGAAGGATTCTCGCTGGCGAGCAAATCTCGGATGCCCGTGTCGCCTGTCCGAGTGTAGCGGCTGTTGAAGTCACCAGCCACAACGACAGCATTGCCCTTGCTCCACGTGGCAATGTAGTCAACCACCTGCTTCACGTTGTCGTTTCGGGCAGTAAAATCACCAGGCTCGACACCGGCGTCGGCGTGGAGATTGTAGAAATCAACATAGGCCGCAGTGGAGCTGTCGGATGAGATGGCCACACGCATGAAGGTGAAGCCTTTCGGCGTCAGACAATCGAACTGGCTCGCATCGGAGCATTTGTTCCACTTGATACGCCGAAAGTCAACCCAGGGAAGGTAGGACACGGTGTTGAGACCCGAACCAAATGGAACACCGCCCGATGTGGCAGTCCTGTGCGGATGCGTGTTGGTCCGGTAGACGTGAGCGTGGTAGTTGAAGTCCTGTCACCAACGTGTCAATGCTCCGATTCGGGTGATGATCTTGAAACAAGGAGTCAAGGACCTACCTCTTGCAGCTGCACGACGTCGATCCCATACTCGGAGAACTTTGCACCCATGGCCGCCGCGTTGGCCGCCTTGTCGCCGGGAACACCATTGTCGTTGAGGATGGCCGGGAGGCCGGCCACATTGATGGTCAGGACGTCAAAGTTGCCCGACGTGGCCGCGAGGGCACCCTCTAGCAGCAACGCTGACGAGAACGCCGCGAGTCTTGATGTGGACAGCTTCATCTTGACAAGATGGTCAAACTCCAAAGGTAGGGTGCTGGGTTTGGCTGTGGAAGTCTACCTAACAAGCCACACGCAGAAAGAcgctctcccccccctcccaccccgcccTTATACATCGACAGCCATCGCCTCTCGTCCTCTTAACGACCGTCCTTGGCATGGCCAGTCTTACCTATTCGAGATATCTTTCGTACTACCCACCCTTTTGGTCGAGCTGGAGGTGTCT
The window above is part of the Podospora bellae-mahoneyi strain CBS 112042 chromosome 3, whole genome shotgun sequence genome. Proteins encoded here:
- a CDS encoding hypothetical protein (EggNog:ENOG503NV0F; COG:G), giving the protein MKLSTSRLAAFSSALLLEGALAATSGNFDVLTINVAGLPAILNDNGVPGDKAANAAAMGAKFSEYGIDVVQLQEDFNYHAHVYRTNTHPHRTATSGGVPFGSGLNTVSYLPWVDFRRIKWNKCSDASQFDCLTPKGFTFMRVAISSDSSTAAYVDFYNLHADAGVEPGDFTARNDNVKQVVDYIATWSKGNAVVVAGDFNSRYTRTGDTGIRDLLASENPSGPRLKDAWVELLYNNVIPQSPSSCGNPAANDLCEIVDKVFYRASPLLNLQATDVRYDTLRFLQADGNILTDHNPVLVNYTWSSGASLRQSSLFGGPHGTWFSDVPVLAGTNKPKTATITFRGGSRLDSVGLTLTDGTLFAHGGTGGSVVSLVLEATEYWTQAELCSGQRKGQTRNFYIRAVTSSGRSLTAGSATSSCQTFTAPSGWQIVGFVGQDGSEVDQLAFVYAPR